In Gadus chalcogrammus isolate NIFS_2021 chromosome 13, NIFS_Gcha_1.0, whole genome shotgun sequence, a single genomic region encodes these proteins:
- the gnl3l gene encoding guanine nucleotide-binding protein-like 3-like protein, with product MSKTKKKKAKRIALHGKSRPTEGNKSEGLGRLKQKSPSSMRRVKDHKKPEEIGKQRLLQLQEKQRISKEQQLIKRKSLNSFQDDILQRQKDFEIKEVEMQNLEKHVNFENENSRKAYFREFKKVVEASDVILEVLDARDPLGCRCPQVEQAVIQSGTNKKIVLVLNKIDLVSKEIVEKWIKYLRNEFPTVAFKSSTQLQNKNLKRSNVPVTQATVELLNSSACVGADCLMKLLGNYCRNLDIKTAITVGVVGFPNVGKSSLINSLKRSRSCSVGATPGMTKCLQEIHLDKHIKLLDCPGIVMATSTSDAAMILRNCVKIELLVDPLPPVEAILRRCNKPQIMEFYGVPDFRTPLEFLALLAKRQGKLKKGGLPDCDKAAKSVLIDWTGGRISYFTHPPETHTLPTHVSAEIVTEMGKAFDWDELEKGNQEVLAESSTVQMGFCMETAGMTQGFPAEGGCDLAMEGALVEDLELRDETESMDDDQDTEFGPMTVEMKSVKAKSSASAEAAPKPVDLKDILYVDPLHQGQALQAAGKKRKKQQKRADKLATKLSDTLTSAMNFSF from the exons ATGTCGAAAACAA aaaaaaaaaaggcaaagcgCATCGCCCTCCACGGGAAATCCAGG CCAACCGAAGGGAACAAAAGCGAAGGTTTGGGGAGGCTAAAGCAAAAAAGCCCTTCATCGATGAGGCGTGTTAAAGACCACAAGAAGCCAGAAGAAATTGGGAAGCAACGG CTTCTGCAGCTCCAGGAAAAGCAGAGAATCTCAAAAGAACAACAACTGATAAAGAGAAAGAGTCTCAATAGTTTTCAGGATGACATCTTGCAGCGACAGAAAGATTTCGAGATCAAG gAAGTGGAGATGCAGAATTTGGAGAAGCATGTCAATTTTGAAAATGAGAATTCAAGAAAGGCCTATTTCAGAGAATTCAAAAAG GTGGTGGAGGCGTCCGATGTGATCTTAGAGGTCCTGGATGCACGCGACCCTCTGGGATGTCGGTGCCCGCAGGTGGAGCAGGCCGTCATCCAGAGTGGGACTAACAAGAAAATAGTCCTGGTGTTGAATAAAATCG ATCTGGTCTCAAAGGAAATAGTTGAGAAATGGATCAAGTATCTACGCAATGAGTTTCCCACTGTGGCTTTCAAATCCTCCACTCAGCTACAGAACAAGAACTTG AAGCGCAGCAATGTGCCGGTGACCCAGGCCACCGTAGAGCTCCTCAACAGTAGTGCCTGTGTGGGAGCTGACTGCCTGATGAAACTGTTGGGGAACTACTGCCGCAACCTGGACATCAAGACGGCGATCACGGTCGGTGTTGTCG GTTTTCCCAACGTGGGAAAAAGCAGCTTAATTAACAGTCTAAAGCGATCGCGGTCCTGCAGTGTTGGGGCCACACCTGGTATGACAAA GTGCCTTCAGGAAATACATCTGGACAAACACATAAAGCTTCTAGATTGCCCTGGCATTGTCATGGCTACTTCCACATCCGATGCAGCAATGATTCTACGGAACTGTGTGAAAATCGAGCTTCTGGTCGACCCCCTTCCCCCTGTGGAAGCCATTCTCAGACGCTGCAATAAACCTCAG ATCATGGAGTTTTATGGGGTTCCAGACTTTCGCACACCCCTGGAGTTCTTGGCACTACTTGCCAAACGCCAAGGCAAACTGAAGAAGGGGGGATTGCCCGACTGTGACAAAGCAGCAAAGAGCGTCTTAATCGACTGGACAGG AGGAAGGATCAGTTACTTCACACACCCTCCAGAGACCCATACTCTCCCCACCCATGTCAGTGCAGAGATTGTTACAGAGATGGGCAAAGCGTTTGACTGGGACGAACTTGAGAAAGGAAATCAGGAAGTTCTTGCAG AATCATCCACGGTCCAAATGGGATTCTGCATGGAAACAGCTGGGATGACGCAAGGTTTTCCAGCTGAGGGAGGGTGTGACTTGGCGATGGAGGGGGCCCTTGTCGAAGACCTAGAACTAAGAGATGAAACTGAATCTATGGACGATGACCAAGACACAGAG TTTGGACCAATGACCGTGGAGATGAAATCTGTTAAGGCCAAATCCAGTGCCTCTGCAGAGGCAGCACCCAAACCTGTTGATTTGAAGGATATCCTGTATGTAGACCCTCTGCACCAAGGCCAGGCACTTCAGGCTGCcgggaagaagaggaaaaagcAGCAGAAAAGAGCAG ATAAACTTGCCACCAAACTCTCTGATACGTTGACCTCTGCAATGAATTTTTCATTTTAA